The DNA window gggggttTCCCAGCACGGCTGAAGCAAGAGGAGAGTCCTTTGGTCCTCAGCACCCACAACCAAGGGGAGACAGCGAGACCCACAGCATTGTGAGCCACCTGCAACACACTCGCCTGCTACCTCTGCAAAGCCTGGGCTGGCAAGGGGAAGAAGCTGGTGGCCCAGGTCACAGCCAAGACCACCAGACACTGCTGCACCGTCCTGTTGCGTCCTGCCAGCATCGCGCTCtcccagggcagccacctcctttgccagcagctttgctgcGTCCCAAAGGGGAGGATGCTTTTATAGCCTGGGTTCCTGCATCCGTGTGGGTTTCCCCTCCCCACTGGCtgggggagggctggggatCCCGTGGGCAGCACCACACACAGGTAGCTGGGTGGTGGCTGTGAcagtccccagggaggtggcacAGCTGGGAGACCCCTGTGCCCGGTGGGCACAGCTGACAAGCGCTGCTGGCAAGGGGAGCTGTGAAGAGCTGGGAGCTGCAAAGCCACACTCCTTGCAGTCAGTGGCATTGCTCCGTGTCAGCACCCAGCTGTCACCACTGCATTGTGCACAGGGCACGAGCCAAACGCCTGCTGGTGTCAGTCAGGAGAGCTGGTGGGTGACACTGACACAGGTGGTGGCTCAGGTCTAGGTGGCAGCCCAGCCAAGGGGATGTCCCCAAGCACCACTCTGCGGGGGAACGGGGTTTTGCCTAAAAGCCCAGGGGGGAAAACAGCAAAGAGTGCTCAGCCACAGCCCCCTCGGCCACACAGAGACCACCTGCAGATCCCCCAGACCCCACTGCCCTTatgggggctgctcagagcacagagaggggaaaacgTCCCATTTCCCCAGGCCGGGGTGCTGGGTGCCGAATCAGGCCCTGTGGCTCCGAGCCCAGCGCTTGACCTCAGGGAACCTTGGTGGGAAACGACTGCAAAGGCAATAAAAATGTTCCTGGAAGAAACCTGACGACACACTTGCCCCTGCCTCGAAACCCCCAGCTACGCAACCACACCAGCACGCTCCTACTGCGGATGGGATTTGTTTAGGGCACCGCTGTCACCTTTGTCCAGGGGAcaccggggctggggggtgagGAGGACACCCCAGAAAGCTTCCCCCCAAGCCCGGGGCGTTCAAAGCCTCCTTTCCCCGGGGATTTTGGCCGCGGTGTTTGGAGCCGGGGAAGGCTGGCCCGGCGGGCACCGAGGCTCTGCCCCGCGGGTcgcagccccgctccccccagccctgacGTCTTTTCCCACGCCGAGCCCGGTGCTGCGTCACCCGGGGGAGCCTCGTGCCCCGGCGCAGGTTGCGGTGAGGTGCAGAGgtcaggaggcagcagcccagcccgGGAGCCACAGAGATGCGAGAaagagcctggcagggagccAGCAGACGTAAATCCCTCTTCCCGGGCATCCCGCGGGCTCTGCCTGCTTTGCGGAGCCCCATTCCCCGAAGGAGAGCTGGGGGCTGCAACGTGACTTCCAAGGAAAGGGGCCACATCGGCGGTCCCAGGGTGTGGGACCGTGGGGCTCCAGCGTTTCCAGCTCCCCTGTGACCCATGGCCAAGAGGAGACACGTCCGCAGGAGCCCCAGGGAGCGCTAGATGCTCTGGGCACGGCTTTCCCCTGAGAGGGACAGACGGACTCATCTCCCATGGGGCGGGATGTGGCTGGGAATAGCAGAGGGCTGCAGGTACCGGGGGAAAGGCAACATCAGTTCCAGTTCCTGAGGACAACAGCCCTTCCCTGCCAAGGGGAGCCCTTTGGAAGGGAAACCGAGGCACAAACAGGCAAAACCAACTCACTCAAGCCCATCAGAGAACCAAGGGCTGTTTCCCTGCAGTGGCCAGCGCAGCACCGGGGCCCAAGAACGCCCCTCGGCACAGGGCACCTTCCCCCGTGCAAGGAAAATCCCTGCAAGGCAATTTCCAGTTGCAGCAGCGAGCGGGGATGAGCAGCTGGTGCACGGGAGCGGCGATGGAAAGACCTCTTGTGGGGCTATAAATAACCTACAAAGGGAGCGTTTGTGCACAGGGTTGTAGGaaccagaggaggaggaaggagcatcGCGCCGCTGGCTTGAAGGGCTGGGGAGAAGCCGTGGTGAGGGACATTAAGAATgtcagccagctctggcaccATCCTAATTTATCCCCAGCCCTTCAGGAgacccagagctgcagggaggatGCTTAACTCTTCCCATGCAACCTTGAAGTATCAGGCAGTTCTAACCAAGGCATCACTTTACCTGAATTTGCAACGACCAAAGGTAACAGGCCACCAGGCGAGGCTGCAGTCTCCTCCCTCATTTGTGTGGGAAATGTGCTGCAGTTTGCTGCAAAGGGCTGGGGCTTTGTACAACCACATATGCCCTAAAGAGCAGCTCATCTGGAAAGAGCAGGTGAATGCGTTTAAGTTATTTCCCCACCAAGTTATTTCAAGGAGTCAAACGATTGAGCTAAGAGCAATTcaaggaaaatgctttccagAGAGAAACAAATGCTTTCCTGCAAGATAAATGTGTTCCCTTCTAGTGCTGGGTTGAacaagcactttttaaaaaataaaatttgaaatattaagtACTTCCCTCTCTAAATAGAGTCATTAGAAATTTTTACTGAATAGCCTTATTTCTTGGGGgatcttttaaaacaatttaaaaaaaaaaggtagatgcTTTTCTGTCCTTCCCACACATTTTTCTAGTTTGTGAGTTTGTTGCTAGTAAAAACACATGAGGCCTGCAAAGATCCTTGTTCCGGATGACCAAAAAGCTCAAGTACAAAAGTAACTTTTGGGAAGGACTTAGAGGAGGTTCTGGATGGCACCGACACCGGGGGAATTCGGCCACTGACgtcagcagagccagggcttCACCCAAAGTGTTTGCTTAAAACCAGAACTGCTCTGGCAGGGCGCATTGAAATGGCGATTTATTGAACCAGAGGGAAAAACATTCCCTTGCAATAAGCTCCAGAAACACAGAGCGGGGAGAGCAGGGCCAGCTCCAGCTCGCTGCTGCCTGCGCCGTCCCCGGGGCAGCTCCCAGCCCGTCCGGGTCACTCCGGAGCCTGCTGGGACACGTCCCCTGCTGGGACACGTCCCCTGCTGGGACACGTCCTTCACTGCCGCCCAGGGATGCTGCTCCATCCCCACCGGGTTTTCCCAGCAGGGTGAAGCAATGGGGACGCATACCCTGCTCATCCACGCTTTCtgctgtggggatgggggaaTAAACAGGGGAATCACGTTATCCTGCATGAGATGTCTCCAGGACCGGTCCTCTTCCTTCTGGTGGAGGCCTGAAGATGAAGCCTGACCAGGAAaagctgttctgcagcccaggTTTTCAGCTGGGGTGAAGCAAAGCCAGGAATTGCAGCCGGGCACTGGCTGCAGCCCTCGCTTGCTTGTGCAATGTCCAAGTTTGTGCTTCCTCCCCCAGCTGCCCAGCTCTCGCTCTGCTCCAAAGCCCAGGGCTTTatcagcagagctggtcctgACACCGGCAGGATGAACCCACCTCGtacctcctcctgcccacagccaaGGTCACCTGAGGAAGATGCtcgcccttttttttttcccctctagaaAGCCTCCCACTGCGATTTGTACTCAAAGTCACCTCCTCAAAACCAGAAGCTTCCCCTGGGCCAGACCCCCGCCAGGGATGCAAAGCAGCCAAGCCAGCCTGGGGGGCTGCCCCGCTTTATACCTGCTGGGGagctcagcctggctgctggtgccctgTGAGTTCCCCACCTCAGCTGGGCGGTCGgagcagctcccggctctgcTCTCACCTGTGCAAACCCGCTGCAAACGCGGCAccgctgcagcccctgctcagTGCCACCAGCTCCATCGGCCTGCGCTTCAATCGGGAGCGAACAGGTTTAACTCAAACTCATTAATTAATTCCGGCGAGTTAAGAAGGGTATCTGCACAGGGACCAGCTTTGATGTGATTGCCTTGCTTTAATTAAACTCCTGCTTGCACCCGGCTTCCCAAGTGCTCACAGAAACCTGGCGCGCATCCATTTCGCTTGTGTCTCTGATCGCACAGACCCGCTGAGTTATCCAACCAGTTCTCCGGCAGCGCTGGCTGCGCTCCTGGGGAGAGGAGTTTCTGCAGCCCGAACAAAGTACCTCCTTCAAAACCACCTGAGGTTCAGCTGGGGTTGCTCTGTGCTGGCCTCAGGTCCCGCCGTGTGGGCGAGCAGCCGCCCCTCGCACCAGGGGACGCTCATCCGCAGCTCCCACCGCTCCATCCCGCCAGCGGGTCCAGCTCCGCTCCGTCCTGGCCCCATCCCACAGGAACCAGGTTGACGGAAACACGGGTCCTGGTCCATGACACTCAGAAATATCACCACTGAAATGCTGTGGATTTGCTCCAgccccccctcccaccccagcatCTCTCAATTAATTAATAACCCCAGATATGTCATTTGCTTTTTCATGGGCGCTGAGTTTGAAGGGGGTGATTTACTTTCCTCCGATCAGGTCATGAAATGTTAATGCGGTTTAATGGGTGTTTTCCTaaccctcccctgccctctcctgcGACTGCCCGGGCTCTGCTCTCCACGGCCCCGTGGGACGCGTGGGAAGGCAGTGCCACGGTGCCGCGGCGACCGGGGCCCGTGGCCAGGGCAGCCGGGGCCACGGCCATGGGAAGGTCCCTGTGCCATCTCCAGCCGCGGCCACAATGCCTCTTGGTGACACCAGGAAATGCCAGAGCTGGAGCAAGCCCTGAGCCCCAGGAAAGGAGCGCAGGCTGAGCTGAGTCTTGGACACACGTTTTAATTAAATCTTTCAACGGGGGAGACAAAAGGGATAAAATAAGGCTAATAATTCCAGAAGCCTGTCTGGCACTGCGTTCGGTCCCTGGAGCCTCGCTCAGGAGCTGCTCACAGGAACCCCACGGGGCAGCGAGGCACCGTCCCCATGCTGGGGGTGGCTCTGGCCAGCCCCGAGTGTCCCGGGGGCCGAGAGAGGTGACAGCTCACCGCGGGACAGCCGGACCCAGGGCTTGCTCGcgatgtcccatctccagccacgtGGCCCGTCCCGCAGGTCACACCATGGAGCTGCTGTCTCCCACCTTCTGCAAGAGCTGCAACAGGCACAGATCCTGATTAGCAGGAAAATCCTGCAGAGCATCCCCGGGGGGCTGCGAGGAGACCACGATGACCTTCCCTGTCTGGTCCCAACCACGATTGGTGTCACCCAGGGACTGCAAACCCCCGGGGTCACAtcagccctgcccagcaccctgctcaCCTTGCTCAGCACCGGGATGTTTGCCAGCGCacccaaaaacccaaaagccaCCGGGAAAAAACTCCTGTATTGAAACAAAAGCCTCTGTTAAGCTCCGCGCTGGGATTTTGCtgtggggggcagcaggggctcTGCCCAGTCCCACTCTCCCGCCTGGGGCACCCACACCGTGCCAGGGTGGCCAGGGCCGTGGGACCGACCTGAAGAGGATGATGAAGCCGTAACcctccagcagcatccccaggagCGGCCACCGCATGAGGACGATGAGGACCCCCCCGAGGAAGAAGCTGGTGCCCTTCAGCTTCGGCCGCTGGAAGAAGAAGGTGAAGGTCCTCCTGAAGCCGATGATGAAGACCAAGCCGGAGAGGAAGAGGATCTGGGAGGATGAAGGGAGCGGGTCAGAGGAGTCCTGTCCAGACGGACCTTTTGCTCCACCCTGGGCACCAGCACCTGCTGCAGGGAGCCCCGGCCCCACCGTACTCACGTTCCCGAAGGCCAGGAGCACTGAGTCGAAGTACAAGAGCATCCcaaaaaagatgaagaagaggcCAAAGCCGACCAGTCCCACTCCGATCCCTGTGGAGGACGGGAGGGCTGAGGCGGAGGCTCGGGCACGCAGCTCAGGTCCTGTCTCAGGTCATGGTCACATTCCTCAGCACCTCCTTGGCCCGTTTCCTCCCAGAAATGTGCTTTAGATTCATCTCCAAAGCTTAGAAGCAGCCTCCCCACCTGCTCCAAGCCTTGGGGGGGCTGTCGGTACCCTGGAAACCCCTCTGGGCTTCCAGATAAAGAATCAAccacaaagaagaaatacatgGGAAGACCATCTCCAGCATTCTCCTGAGCGGTGGCACACGGGTGTCAGAGCAGGCAGCGGTGGGGGAGGCTGGAGATGCCCCCGGCGCAGCCAAGCACCCCCCGAGCTGCTGTTCCCGATGCAGACGGTGAGGACAAACCCGGCTCTGCAGGATCCCAGTGAACACGGCCCTGCccggtccccgtgtccccccgccccgggatGGGGTTCACCATCGCACCCTCTCCCTGTTaaccccagccccagctcccagccctgacTCGGTGCTGCGGAGTCCCCACGGCGCACATCAGTCCCACGGGCTGGGCACTGTCACCGCgccaccccctgccccctcGCTTACGCTGGAAGTCGCTCAGAGACACCATGTTGCGGGGCTGGGCGAGGGCGGCCGCGCTTCCAGGTGCCACCCGGCAGTGACCCTTGGAAAGCCCTTTAGTCCCCACGTCATCCTGCAAATCATTAACAGCCTGGCAGCGCCTGCCCCGCGGCGGCAGCACCTCTGGCGGGGGACACGGTGGCCCAGGGTGACACGCAGGGGCTGGTGGCCACGGGTCCCTCCCTGGGCAAGGATGGACAGGGGGACGCAGGTGGCTGCGGGTCCCTCGAGAACACCCGCAGGGACCAGCTCCACACACCAGCTATTTCCAAACCAGCAGCTTTTATTCCTCAGCTTTACACAAACTTGGCAAGTACAAATGTGGTTTTTATTCCTCCATGAGCAGCTACagcaaaaataagccctactgggaaaacaaaccccccaaaaaacagggagggggaagagaaggtgccACCAGCCCGGGCTTGAGCCCCAGGCAAGGTGAGACCCTTTCCTGCTGGTTGAGATGCTGTAGCCACTGATCCACCATCTAATATTAAAATTGTTACCTGAGGTCACCTCTAGACAAAAGACACCGACACCTCGTTGTTTCTTAGATACTTTTATTTCTCTACCactagcaaaaaaacccagaaaacaaatgcctcccttcccaccctccccagTGCATAAATAGATTTCCTCCCGATGCAAATCCTTTCTCGGTTACAAGTCACTGGTATATGAAGtgttatgaaaaataataaccaaaataaaattaaggtttgttgtttgtttgttttaaaaaaagaaaaacccaaatgaaCGAGCAGCGGGTTCCACAGTGGGGCACACGTGGGGTCCCGGTGCACCAGGCTGAGCTCAGACCTGGGGCTCTGGGCACACCCAGGGCAGGAGCACCCGGATGCTCCTGTCCCCTCTGGTCCCCAGAGATGGG is part of the Caloenas nicobarica isolate bCalNic1 chromosome 21, bCalNic1.hap1, whole genome shotgun sequence genome and encodes:
- the GOLT1A gene encoding vesicle transport protein GOT1A; translated protein: MVSLSDFQRIGVGLVGFGLFFIFFGMLLYFDSVLLAFGNILFLSGLVFIIGFRRTFTFFFQRPKLKGTSFFLGGVLIVLMRWPLLGMLLEGYGFIILFRSFFPVAFGFLGALANIPVLSKLLQKVGDSSSMV